In the Pelmatolapia mariae isolate MD_Pm_ZW linkage group LG10_11, Pm_UMD_F_2, whole genome shotgun sequence genome, TGCCAGGttgatctgagtatttcagaaactgctgatccacTGGAAAACTGCTAATCTTTCCTGCACAACCATCTCTCcagaaaatgtttgaaaaagagCACTACGATAAacgggtggatggatggatggatagatagtttgaaaaagacaaaatatccagtgagcagcagttctgtgggaaaatgccttgttgatgctaggggtcagaggagaatgaccaAACTGCTTTGAATTtacaggaaggcaacagtaactcaaataaccattaattacaaccaagatatgcagaagagcatctctgaatgcagaaGACAATGTACCTTGAAGCATGTAAGTGCTGTTTCAGTATAAATTACAAAAGTGAGTATGGAGCAATACAATGCAATTCAATTTTACAGTCAATTTGAAATTCTATTTATCTTTCAAAGTTGTTTTAACCCTTTGACGTAttgtggtcactacagtggacagctattcaaaggctgttttcttgtatttgtgttagTGTTGAttgtatacttgcacataaaccactacattggacactgatgtgtcacgcCATACACATCAGTTGTCCACCTAAGTAGACATGtaaaaaactctttgaaaagtacatgtgtgaaaaaatgaagttcaacattttttttcatgcctaaagacgAATacaaatacttaagaaaaaaaaaatccagattgaggttgtcataattcatgcatgaaagggttaatatCAAACAAGTGTGCaaaactgattaaaataaacatcagTGTTCAACCTTGATTCAGTTAAATTTAGGTTGACAGTCCAATGTTGATTTAACATAGTTTCAATGACTGTTTGCTATCTGGGAGACAGGctacaacagcagaagaccacacaagaacaggaaactgaggccaCAGTTTGCACAGGCTAAATAACATTGGACAATAGAGGGCTGAAAAATATTTGCCTGGTCAGACGACATTCAAATGACAGGGTCAGAATATAGTGTAAACAGCATAAAAGCATTGATCCATCCAGTCTTGTATCAACCCTTTTGACTGCTGGGGGGGGGGTAATAATAATTTGGGCCATGTTTTTGTGGCACATTTTGAGCCTCTTAGGCAGGCCATATTGTTTAAACAATACTTAACAGACACTGAGTATTGCTGACCATTTCTATCGCTTTATGACCACGGTGTACcaatcttctgatggctgctatCAGCAGGATAACAAGCCATATCACAAAGTTCAAATGATCTCAGACTGTTTTCACTTAATAAGTACTGCCTGTGTAGAATGCCATTCACAAGACTTTATACTGATAAAGGTACAGTAAGATACCTTTTTGCTGAGTGTACAGGAATAAGAATGGATAAAGAACAGGACAGAGTGAGCCCATTGGAAATACACTAAAAGTATGTATAATTAACTATTGGTTCATccaaaaagtaatttaaaaaaattatgctTCTATAACCACCATATTTATCCTTACCAGAGTCAACATGTGCTTATGGACATTTAAACTGTGTCCCAAAAACTGATACGCAACTTGGTGTAGAACCAGTAATTATTAGAATTCTCTGGCGAGTGCTTCAGTAGAAATGACCTGAggaacaaaacaagacaaaacaagaTAGGACACATAAAATTGACTTGCGCACACACAGAAAGCTGACGTGGCTTGCTTGCAGAGAGAGGGAAGTGGAATcaggaaaagtgtgaaaatgacttTGCCCCTTTGAGTTTCCTTCCTTGGCAAACAAGAGGCACCTGGGCTtctaaatacaaaaacatgcTTCATCATTTGACAGAAATGAGTCATTCTGGCAACCTGACAACAATGTAACCACAACACTGTACCATTGTTGCATTTATTCCTCCTCGCTGTCTTCCCATTAGTTCCTGTTCCCCTCTGCCTTTAAATACTGAAAGCTACTGAAAGTATTCCTTCATTTACTTTCTGCTGTTGCCTTTCAGTCatacaaatgtgtaaaatccCACACTAAGGACATAAGCTTATCCTTCTATATGTGACAGGCCCCCTGGGAAACGGCACCAAAATCCCACAGTGAGGTTATAATTATGACATTTAATTGGAACAGATATTTATGTGGTGAGGAAATTTGGTGATTTAGTCAGAGCGGAGTGCAAACTACCAATCTGTATCACACAGCTATTTTAGAAAGCCAGCTGCTTCTACACTGGCCTGCTGGGCTTACAGTCATTAATTGTTTCAAAGGAATGAGAGAACAAATGGCGTTAATGCAGTGGACAACATATCCTCGCCAACTCAGTCCAAAAATACTCAGTAATGCCCCTGGCTTCACAGTCTCCTTCCCCAGCCTGTTGTACTGGGTCAGGCCTCCAGACTGCCCTGACAACATTTTCAAGCTCTGAGGACAACATGTCTGAGCAGTAACGCATCAGTGCACTCCTTATCCCACTGCACTGAAGTAGGCAAAAGCCAAAAACACAttcaaacttctttttttttccactaaaaagatttggtttgtgttttggatgaCAATTTGGGGCCAAGATGTTAATGCTATTTTACTGTCAGTTTTACAGAAGGTTTGACTTCTGTGTGTTGTTAGCTCattagaaaacactgaaactaaCAATCTGTAGGGAAATACAGGCTATGATAAGACATGTCTGAGTTTCCCGGGACACAATCTTATAAATGGAACTTCAACCTTTGGGTGTGTTCCTGTTTCACACAATTAGTGTGCAGGCTGCGTAAAATGAAACCCAAGAAGAACGTGACAATTAGAGGTCTGGTTGACTGAGCATGCATTTTGGAAACACTCCTTATCACATGCAAACACTAGACTTGTAACATCAGCTAGTCAGCAGCTCTTGAATGCTTCAATGCCTTGTTGGGAGATTTGTTTAACAAACTGCTAATAATCTTTTTTTGGAGACTCAAGCCAGCTCCTTAAAGCTTAGTGTTGCTATTATTTGAATGAATGAGCCTTTATgtggctgctgtttaaatatTAACTCTTAAATAATAGCCACTATATCGCAGTCAATATTGCTCTACATGTTTTATTCAATAAAACATATTGCATAACCAGTCTAAAGACAATGAGGCCAATGTGGACCAACTACTGTTCAGTAGCATTTGCTGTACATGTTTCTGTAAAATCTGACATAactttatctttttaaaaactccATATGAAGTGATAACCTAAAGTGCTTTGAAAAAAAGAGCGATATAAGACAGCAAGCACacgcataataataataatgcaataaaaacataatactTTTCTTCCACAAAGTccagtgtaaaaaaacaaaacaaaatcaaagcaacaaaacaagtCAGAACAACAcatgaaatagtaaaataaaTCATTGTTCAGCCGTTCACCAAATAACCCTTCATCTAGTCCAAGTCTTTTCTTAAATTATTTTTGGTTATATTGTTTGGAACAGACATCCTTAAAACAACTTCTATCGCCCTTCCAGACCCCAAACCCTCAATACTTTGCAATCCATATAAACTCTTTATAACATATCCACACATATCTGAAACTTTCTCATCTCCATACTGCATTCCTTTATGTGCATTTCTTGATCAACAGCATAAACATAAGACCATAAACATAGACCGGGAATCCTAAAGCTCAGTTTTGACTGATAAAACTCAGCATACTGAATTTGAACCTGAAGCTTAACAGGACAAATTCCTTTTTTTAGGTTTCCTTCATACGAAACAACAGGAACGTCTATCTCATGAAAAGtttatctcttttttctttgctgccGAAGCATTTTCCTCCTTTTCAGTATCATCTCGTGGAGTTTGTCCAGGCCATCCCTGAGTCCTTCTCCTATGATGGCACAGGCTGGCTGCAGATGCCAGGGTGTAGCAGGGCCCAGTTCTTTCAAAGCCAGCAGTTTCTCAATTTCAGCCAATCCTAGAGAGTGCCTCAAGTCCTGCTTGTTGGCGACCACGAGGAGGGGAACTCCCTGGTTCTCAGAGCTCTTGGCGATTTTATGGAGCTCTGTTTTGGCCTCCTCCATGCGCTCTGCATCCACAGAGTCCACCACGAATATGATGCCATCTGTGCATCTCGTGTATGACTTCCACAGGGGGCGCAGCTTCTCCTGACCACCCACGTCCCAGAAGTGGAAAGTCACAGTCTTGTGGCCTCCCAGTGGCACTCTGACTTTCTCTGCATTGAAACCTTTGGTGGGAACAGTGTTCACAAACTCATTGAACTGCAGTCTATACAAGACAGTGGTCTTTCCAGCAGAGTCTAGTCCAAGGATGGCAATGTGGAAAGACTGGAAGAACGGGATGTTTGAGAGGCAGCTAGGTTGTTCCGAAAATCCATTCCCCATCTTTTCTCATGGGGAAAGGCAGGTGAATTTGGAAGGATTGAGCCAACTGTCCAACAGATATCCAAAGAACTGTTTAGATTCCAAAATGATGGCACCAAGTACCTGAAAGCACATGGATGGAACAAAGATTACATCAAATTTCCCAGGATTCTCAGGTTCAAAGACATTGCTGTTACATTATTATATTACTGACTGAGCTACAATCTAGTCACTCAGTAATAAACAAGAGTCAAAAAGTCAACAAACTGAATGGTGTAAGTTAC is a window encoding:
- the arl4aa gene encoding ADP-ribosylation factor-like 4aa: MGNGFSEQPSCLSNIPFFQSFHIAILGLDSAGKTTVLYRLQFNEFVNTVPTKGFNAEKVRVPLGGHKTVTFHFWDVGGQEKLRPLWKSYTRCTDGIIFVVDSVDAERMEEAKTELHKIAKSSENQGVPLLVVANKQDLRHSLGLAEIEKLLALKELGPATPWHLQPACAIIGEGLRDGLDKLHEMILKRRKMLRQQRKKR